The Kosakonia sp. SMBL-WEM22 sequence GCCAGCGCGCCGGTAATAATGTCAATCTGATCGGCAGGCGTCACCCGCAGGCCATTCTTCTTCTTCACCGGCAGATTGAGCTGCTTCATTAACTCATCCACCACGCAGCCGCCGCCGTGAACGATCACCAGCGGGCGCTGATGGGCTTCGCGGTACTGCACAAGGGCGGTAAACAAACGCTCCAGCGCTTCTTCGCTATCCAGCAGTACGCCACCGAGCTTAATAATTAATGGATTCATCATCACGCCTGTTCGATTAGATAAGAGACTGGGTTTCAGCATAGCCGAAACGAATGTTGGCACACTGCATCGCCTGCCCCGCCGCGCCTTTCAGCAGGTTATCTTCCGTCGCGACCACGATCAGGTGCTCGCCCTGCACGGCAAAGCCGATATCGCAGAATGGCAGGCCGACCACGTTTTTCAGCGCCGGGACGCCTTTTTCATACAGACGCACCAGCGGTTTACCGTCGTAAGCCTGTTTGAACACGGCGGCGATTTGCGCATGGGTCACGCCCGGTTTTAAGCGGCAGGTAATCGTTTCCAGAATGCCGCGCGGGAAGCTTGCCAGGTGCGGCGTGAAGATCACATCTGTACCGAGGTGCGTGGCGATTTCCGGATGGTGGCGATGATTGAAGATGCCGTACGGCTGCAGGCTCACTTCACAGAAGCTGTTAGAGAGCGCGGCTTTGCGCCCTGCACCGCTAACGCCGCTGGTGGCATTGATCACCGGCCACTGATTGAGATCCAGCAGGCCCGCATCGATCAGCGGTTTTAAGGAGAGCTGCGCCGCCGTCGGGTAGCAACCCGGCACGGCAACCAACTGCGCCTCTTTAATCTTGTCATGGTTCCACTCCGCCAGGCCGTAAACCGCTTTTTCAAGCAGATCGGCATGCTGATGGGTAAAGCCATAGAAGGTTTCATAAAACGCGGGATCGTTGACGCGGAACGCGCCAGAGAGATCGAACACCACGCAGCCGGCCGCCAGGCAATCCGGTACCAAATCGTGGCTCACTTCATGCGCGGTTGCGAGAAACACCACATCCACACCGGTAAGAAAATCCTTGATATCGGCCATCGGCTGCAGCGGCAGATCGACAATGCCCTTCAGCTGCGGATGTAAATCGGAGAGACATTTTCCTGCATCATTACTTTGCGCAGAAACCGTCAAAGCGGTTATGTTCATATGAGGATGGCGATTTACATAGGACACAAGTTCTGCGCCGGCGTAACCGCTGGCACCCACAATTAATGTGTTCAACATCGGTGCGGTCTACCTTCTTACGTCATGTTCGGCTCTGGAAGGGTGCGTTCTCCCTCCCGCGTCGCTGAGCAAAGTCGCCTTACGGGTTCCCATACGCTCAACATTATTGTATTTTTATGCACATTTACTGCATGAATATTGATACTATCACGAACTCAGGTATGTCAACAATGAAAATGAATTTGCCGCCATTTATCGAGATCTACCGCGCCCTGATTGCCACGCCGTCGATCAGCGCAACGGAAGAAGCGCTCGATCAGAGTAATGCGTCTTTAATCAATCTGCTGGCAGGATGGTTTGGCGATCTTGGGTTCACTGTTGAAGTGCAGCCGGTGCCCGGCACACGTAACAAATTCAATATGCTTGCCAGCGTCGGCAGCGGCGCGGGCGGGCTGTTATTGACCGGCCATACGGACACCGTGCCGTTTGACGACGGGCGCTGGACACGCGATCCCTTCACCCTGACCGAGCACGACAACAAGCTCTACGGCCTCGGCACGGCTGACATGAAGGGCTTCTTCGCCTTTATTCTTGATGCCCTGCGTGACGTCGATGTGACAAGACTGAGCAAGCCGCTCTACATCCTCGCCACCGCCGATGAAGAGACCAGCATGGCGGGTGCGCGCTACTTCTCTGAGAATACGCAGCTGCGCCCGGATTGCGCGATTATCGGTGAGCCAACCTCACTGCAACCAGTACGTGCCCATAAAGGCCATATCTCCAACGCCATTCGCATTCTCGGCCAGTCCGGCCACTCCAGCGATCCGGCGCGCGGCGTCAACGCCATTGAGCTGATGCACGATGCTATCGGCCATATCCTGACCCTGCGCGACAACCTGAAAGAGCGTTATCACTACGAAGCGTTCACCGTTCCCTATCCGACGCTTAACCTGGGTCATATTCATGGTGGTGATGCGGCAAACCGTATCTGCGCCTGCTGTGAATTACATATGGATATTCGCCCGTTGCCGGGGATGACGCTTGACGATCTCAACGGCCTGCTGAATGAAGCGCTGGAGCCGGTCAGTTCCCGCTGGCCGGGGCGCCTGAATGTCTTTGAACTCCACCCGCCGATCCCCGGTTACGAATGCCCGCCCGATCATCAGCTGGTTGAAGTGGTGGAAAAACTGCTCGGCGTTGAAACGGAGGTGGTGAACTACTGCACCGAAGCGCCGTTTATTCAAACTCTCTGCCCGACGCTGGTACTGGGCCCTGGCTCAATCAACCAGGCGCACCAACCGGATGAATACCTGGAGACGCGCTTTATTAAGCCAACGCGCGAGCTTATTACCCAGGTTGTGCATCATTTCTGTTGGCATTAAGCGCGACAAAACAGATGAATATTCCCCTCTGCTGAGGGGATTTTTATGCGCCAAAATAGTGCATTTCATAAGCGAAACTTATCTGCCGTGAAGGGTGTTAACTTTCATAAATTCCCGTAATTTATTCGTTTGCTGAACCGATTTCGCCGCAATTGACGTAGTGAGTTTTACGTGGCTTTATAAAGGACGGTGTCTTATATCTGCTCAACGGCGGGTATAACAAAACAAAATGAGATGGGGTGTCTGGGGTAACATGAACGAACAATATTCCGCGTTGCGTAGTAATGTCAGTATGCTCGGCAAACTGCTGGGAGATACCATCAAGGATGCACTGGGCGAGAACATTCTCGACCGCGTCGAAACAATCCGTAAGCTGTCCAAATCTTCTCGCGCCGGCAACGAAACCGACCGCCAGGCACTGCTCACCACCTTGCAGAATCTCTCTAATGATGAGCTGCTGCCGGTGGCTCGCGCATTCAGCCAGTTTCTGAATCTGGCGAACACCGCCGAGCAGTACCACAGCATTTCAGCGAAAGGCGAAGCGGCCAGTAACCCGGAAGTAATTGCCCGCACCATCAGAAAGCTGAAAGACCAACCTCATCTCAATGAATCCACCATTATCAATGCGATTGAATCTCTGTCGCTGGAGCTGGTACTGACCGCCCATCCGACGGAGATTACACGCCGGACCTTGATCCACAAGATGGTGGAAGTGAACGCCTGTTTAAAACAGCTCGATAATAGCGATATCGCTGATTACGAGCGTCACCGGTTGATGCGCCGTCTGCGCCAGCTGATCGCCCAGTCCTGGCACACCGATGAGATCCGCCGCAATCGCCCAAGCCCGGTCGATGAAGCGAAGTGGGGCTTCGCAGTGGTGGAAAACAGCCTGTGGGAAGGGGTGCCGAGCTACCTGCGCGAGCTGAACGAACAGTTGGAGGAGAACCTCAATTATAAGCTGCCGGTCGATTTTGTTCCGGTGCGTTTTACCTCGTGGATGGGCGGCGACCGTGACGGCAACCCGAATGTTACCGCCGATATCACCCGCCACGTTCTGCTACTTAGCCGCTGGAAAGCGACCGATCTCTTCCTGAAAGATATCCAGCTGCTGATTTCCGAGCTATCGATGGTCGAGTGTACCGAGGAGCTGCGCGAGCTGGCCGGTGCCGAAGGTGCCCGCGAACCCTATCGCTACCTAATGAAAAAGCTGCGCAGCGATCTGATCGCCACGCAGAGCTGGCTGGAAGCGCGCCTGAAAGGGCAGAAGCTGCCGAAGCCGGCCGGGCTGCTGACGCAAAATGAGCAGCTGTGGGAGCCGCTCTACGCCTGTTATAAATCCCTGCAGGCCTGCGGCATGGGCATTATCGCCAACGGTGAACTGCTTGATACTCTGCGCCGCGTGAAGAGTTTCGGCGTGCCGCTGGTGCGTATCGATATTCGCCAGGAGAGCACCCGCCACACCGAAGCGCTGGGCGAGCTGACCCGTTACCTTGGTATTGGCGATTACGAAAGCTGGTCGGAAGCCGATAAACAGGCCTTCCTGATCCGCGAGCTTAACTCCAAACGTCCGCTGCTGCCGCGCCAGTGGGAGCCGAGCGAAGAGACCCGCGAAGTGCTCGACACCTGCCGGGTGATTGCCGAAGCGCCGCGCGGATCGATTGCCGCGTATGTGATCTCAATGGCGAAAACGCCCTCCGACGTGCTGGCTGTGCATCTGCTGTTGAAAGAGGCCGGTATCGGCTTCGCGCTGCCGGTTGCCCCGCTGTTTGAAACCCTCGACGACCTGAACAACGCCAATGACGTGATGAGCCAGCTGCTCAATATCGACTGGTATCGCGGCTTTATTCAGGGCAAACAGATGGTGATGATTGGCTACTCCGACTCCGCGAAAGATGCGGGCGTGATGGCCGCAAGCTGGGCGCAGTACCAGGCGCAGGACGCGCTGATCAAAACCTGCGAGAAAGCGGGCATTGAGCTGACGCTGTTCCACGGTCGCGGTGGCTCTATCGGCCGCGGTGGCGCACCGGCCCACGCAGCGCTGCTCTCACAACCGCCTGGCAGCCTGAAAGGGGGCCTGCGCGTCACCGAGCAGGGCGAGATGATCCGCTTTAAATATGGCCTGCCGGAAGTGACCATCAGCAGCCTCTCGCTGTACACCAGCGCGATTATGGAAGCCAACCTCCTGCCGCCGCCGGAGCCAAAAACCGAATGGCGTCACATTATGGATGAGCTGTCGGCCATCTCCTGCGAGATGTACCGCGGCTATGTGCGCGAAAACAAAGACTTTGTGCCCTACTTCCGCTCGGCGACGCCGGAGCAAGAGCTGGGCAAGCTGCCGCTGGGTTCGCGTCCGGCAAAACGTCGCCCGACCGGCGGCGTCGAGTCGCTGCGCGCCATTCCGTGGATCTTCGCCTGGACGCAGAACCGCCTGATGCTGCCAGCCTGGCTCGGCGCGGGCGCGGCGCTGCAAAAAGTGGTGGAAGATGGCAAACAGAGCGAGCTGGAAGCGATGTGCCGCGACTGGCCATTCTTCTCCACGCGTCTTGGCATGCTGGAGATGGTCTTCTCGAAAGCGGATCTGTGGCTGGCGGAGTATTACGATCAGCGGCTGGTGAAACAGGAGCTGTGGCCATTGGGCAAAGAGCTGCGTAAGCTGCTGGCGGCCGATATTAAGGTAGTGCTGGATATCGCCAACGACTCCCATCTGATGGCCGATCTGCCATGGATTGCTGAATCTATCCAGTTACGCAATATCTACACTGACCCACTCAACGTGCTGCAGGCCGAGCTGCTGCAACGCTCGCGTCTGGCAGAAGAGCAGCAACAAGAGCCTGATAGCCGTGTCGAGCAGGCGCTGATGGTCACTATCGCTGGCGTCGCTGCCGGGATGCGTAACACCGGCTAATTCTGTCGCCCCGCTTTTGTTAACCGATTGCAGCATTTTTATCTTTTGGGTAAAAATGCTGCAAATTTTGGTTGTCATCTATCCTTCACATTCCTTATATTCCTCGCGAAATTCTCACATCCTGGTGAGTCTTCACCAAAATAAACCCGCCTGAATAGTGACATTCAGGTTTGCTTAAGCTTTAGCCGCTATGTTTTAGCGCTATTTATTCGCACAGGCACTTCGTATGCGCTCCACACAAACTCATACTAAACAATCGTTTAGTATGAAAGCCCTTGGATGGGCTCTGCTCTATTTTTGGTACTTCTCCACGGTTCTGCAGGTCGCTATCCTGGTTAGCGGATATAGCGGCACAAATGGTTTTCGCGACTCCATTCTCTTCAGCTCCCTGTGGCTAATCCCGGTCTTCCTCTTCCCACGCTATACGCGCGCCATCGCGGCGGCCATTGGCGTGGTGCTGTGGGCCACCTCGCTGTCGATGCTCTCTTATTACGTCATCTATGGGCAGGAGTTCTCGCAGAGCGTGTTGTTTGTGATGTTTGAAACCAACACCCATGAAGCGAGCGAATTTTTAGGTCAATACTTCAGCCTGAAACTGGTGCTGATTGCGCTGGCCTACACCGCAGGCGCCATCATCCTGTGGACTCGTCTGCGTCCGGTTTACATTCCTAACCCGTGGCGCTGGGTCGTCTCGTTCGCCCTGCTGTATGGGCTGATCCTTAACCCGATTGCGATAAACATGCTGAAATATAAGCAGAATCTCGCTAAGGCCGCCTCAGGATTAGCCTCCAAGCTGGAACCCGCAGCGCCGTGGCAGCTAGTAATGGGTTATGTGCAGTACCGTAATCAGTTGAATAGTCTTAATAGCTTGCTCGACAGCAACCATGCTCTCCCACCGCTGGCAAATCTGAAAGATGAGTCGGGCGACGCGCCGCGCACCCTGGTGCTGGTGATTGGTGAATCGACGCAGCGTGGCCGCATGAGTCTGTATGGCTACCCGCGCGAAACCACGCCGGAACTGGATGCGCTGCATAAGAGCGATCCGCGGATGAGTCTCTTTACTAACGTCGTGACTTCGCGCCCCTACACTATCGAGATCCTGCAACAGGCGCTGACATTCGCCGATGAGCAGCATCCCGATCTCTATCTGACGCAGCCCTCGCTGATGAACATGATGAAGCAGGCCGGGTACAAAACCTTCTGGATCACTAACCAGCAGACGATGACCGAGCGCAACACCATGCTGACCGTCTTTTCAAAACAGACGGATGTGCAGTTCTATATGAACCAGCAGCGTACGCAGAGCGCCCGCGAATATGACACTAACGTGCTGAAGCCGTTTAAAACCGTGCTCGCCGATCCTGCGCCGAAGAAGTTCATCATTGTGCATCTACTCGGTACGCATATTCGTTACGACTTCCGCTACCCGCAAGGCTGGGGCAAGTTTACCGATAAGCACGACCATCAACCGCCGGGGCTGGATGCCGATCAATCCGAGACCTACAACAACTATGACGATGCTAACCGCTTTAACGATCATGTTGTCTCCTCGCTGATTAATGACTACAAAGCGACCGACCCGAACGGCTTCCTGCTCTACTTCTCCGATCATGGCGAAGAGGTGTACGACACACCGCCGCATAACATTCAGGGGCGTAACGAAGCGGAGCCGACGCGCCATATGTACACTATTCCCTTTATCCTCTGGACTTCGGATAAGTGGCAAGCGGCGCATCCGCGCGATTTCTCCGCCGATCTCAACCGCAAATACAGCAGCTCGCAGCTGATCCACACCTGGTCTGATTTGGCTGGCCTGCGTTATGACGGCTACGACGCTACGCGCTCGGTGGTGAGCCCGCAGTTCGTTGAAGTGACGCGCTGGATCGGTAACCCGTACAAGAAAAACGCGCTACGGGACTACGACACACTGCCGTATGGCGATCTCCCCGCCAACCAGTAAGCGTATAAAGCCATCCCATCGGGATGGCTTTTTTTTTAGCCTGGCGCTATGGTGAGCCTGTTTTTTTCGACGCAGGAATACCATGAGCCACGATATTGCGCCTCTCCTCTCCCGCCTGATCCACAGCCCGGTAACGCTTGGGCAGATCCGCTTTGCGGCGGTGAACGCAACCGCGCCTGCACTGGCCTGCCAGCTTGATTTCCCGCGGCTGGAGATTGTGCTGGAAGGCGCGCTGACCGATGCGGCGATCGCTGGTGAGGCGGTGTTAATGATGCAGCATGACGTGCTCTACGTTCCCGCTGGCGGCTGGAACTGCCCGCGTTGGCTGGCCCCGGCGAAGAGCTTAAGCGTGCTGTTTGGCAAACAGCAGTTGTGCTTTAGCCTTACGCAGTGGGATGGCACAACGCTCCATACGCTGGCCCGCCAGCACGTAGCCCGGCGCGGCCCGCGCGTCGGCTCCTTCCTGCTGCAAACGCTGCACGAGATGCAGATGCAGCCAGATGAGCAACATACGGCGCGGCTGATTGTTACCAGCTTGTTGAGCCACTGCCACGACCTGCTTGGCAGCCAGATCCATACCGCGTCGCGCAGCCAGGCGTTGTTTGAAGCCATTCGCGACTATATCGACGAACATTACGCCATGCCCCTCACTCGCGAGTCGGTCGCGCAGGTGTTCTATATTTCGCCTAATTACCTCTCTCACCTGTTTCAGAAGACCGGGGCTGTCGGCTTTAGTGAATACCTGAATCACACCCGGCTGGAGCATGCGAAAACGCTGCTTAAAGGCTATGACCTGAAAATCAAAGAGGTGGCGCACAGCTGCGGGTTTATCGACAGTAACTACTTCTGTCGCCTGTTCCGTAAAAACACCGAACGCTCTCCCTCGGAGTATCGCCAGCACTACCACAGCCAACTACGCGACAAATAATGCCAATACTGGATTTTTGTACGCTTTTGTCTCCGCGTCTTACCTGCACCTCGCACCAGCAACCGCTTTTCATCGGACCACACTGCATTCTGTGAGCGCTATCACACTTCACCGGCATACGTACATTTGTCCAGTGTTTGGCAGAATTGTTATATAGCCGCCGCCGTGCCGCAGACCGTATGCTTTCGCCAGACCATATTGATGAGGAAGCAGGATGGAGCTCTATCTGGATACGGCCGATATCGCGGAGGTGGAGCGCCTTGCGCGCATCTATCCGCTGGCAGGCGTTACTACTAACCCGAGCATTATCGCCGCCGGTAAAACCCCGATCTGGGAGGTATTGCCGCGCTTGCACCAGGCGATTGGCGCGAACGGGACACTCTTCGCCCAGGTGATGAGCCGCGACGCAGAAGACATGGTGAGCGAGGCGAAAAAGCTTTATCACGCGCTACCGGGGACCGTGGTTAAAATCCCGGTGACGGACGAAGGGCTGGCGGCAATTAAACGGTTGAAAAAAGAGGGAATCGTTACGCTTGGCACCGCGGTCTATAGCGCGGCGCAGGGTTTACTGGCGGCGCTGGCTGGAGCCAAATATGTCGCGCCTTATGTTAATCGCGTCGATGCGCAGGGCGGCGATGGTGTGCGCATGGTGCAGGAGCTACAAACGCTGCTAAACCTCCATGCACCGGAGAGCAAAGTGCTGGCGGCGAGCTTTAAAACGCCGCGCCAGGCGCTCGACTGTCTGCTCGCCGGGTGCGAGGCGATTACCCTACCGGTTGATGTGGCGAAACAGATGCTCAATACGCCCGCCGTTGAATCCGCCGTCGAGAAGTTCGAGCAAGACTGGCAAGGCGCTTTTGGCAGCCTGAGCCTGTAATTTTCCCCATACTAGACGGCGACGTTACACGCCGGACGCACGCCGAGGGTGTGGCA is a genomic window containing:
- the argC gene encoding N-acetyl-gamma-glutamyl-phosphate reductase, with product MLNTLIVGASGYAGAELVSYVNRHPHMNITALTVSAQSNDAGKCLSDLHPQLKGIVDLPLQPMADIKDFLTGVDVVFLATAHEVSHDLVPDCLAAGCVVFDLSGAFRVNDPAFYETFYGFTHQHADLLEKAVYGLAEWNHDKIKEAQLVAVPGCYPTAAQLSLKPLIDAGLLDLNQWPVINATSGVSGAGRKAALSNSFCEVSLQPYGIFNHRHHPEIATHLGTDVIFTPHLASFPRGILETITCRLKPGVTHAQIAAVFKQAYDGKPLVRLYEKGVPALKNVVGLPFCDIGFAVQGEHLIVVATEDNLLKGAAGQAMQCANIRFGYAETQSLI
- the argE gene encoding acetylornithine deacetylase, whose product is MKMNLPPFIEIYRALIATPSISATEEALDQSNASLINLLAGWFGDLGFTVEVQPVPGTRNKFNMLASVGSGAGGLLLTGHTDTVPFDDGRWTRDPFTLTEHDNKLYGLGTADMKGFFAFILDALRDVDVTRLSKPLYILATADEETSMAGARYFSENTQLRPDCAIIGEPTSLQPVRAHKGHISNAIRILGQSGHSSDPARGVNAIELMHDAIGHILTLRDNLKERYHYEAFTVPYPTLNLGHIHGGDAANRICACCELHMDIRPLPGMTLDDLNGLLNEALEPVSSRWPGRLNVFELHPPIPGYECPPDHQLVEVVEKLLGVETEVVNYCTEAPFIQTLCPTLVLGPGSINQAHQPDEYLETRFIKPTRELITQVVHHFCWH
- the ppc gene encoding phosphoenolpyruvate carboxylase, producing MNEQYSALRSNVSMLGKLLGDTIKDALGENILDRVETIRKLSKSSRAGNETDRQALLTTLQNLSNDELLPVARAFSQFLNLANTAEQYHSISAKGEAASNPEVIARTIRKLKDQPHLNESTIINAIESLSLELVLTAHPTEITRRTLIHKMVEVNACLKQLDNSDIADYERHRLMRRLRQLIAQSWHTDEIRRNRPSPVDEAKWGFAVVENSLWEGVPSYLRELNEQLEENLNYKLPVDFVPVRFTSWMGGDRDGNPNVTADITRHVLLLSRWKATDLFLKDIQLLISELSMVECTEELRELAGAEGAREPYRYLMKKLRSDLIATQSWLEARLKGQKLPKPAGLLTQNEQLWEPLYACYKSLQACGMGIIANGELLDTLRRVKSFGVPLVRIDIRQESTRHTEALGELTRYLGIGDYESWSEADKQAFLIRELNSKRPLLPRQWEPSEETREVLDTCRVIAEAPRGSIAAYVISMAKTPSDVLAVHLLLKEAGIGFALPVAPLFETLDDLNNANDVMSQLLNIDWYRGFIQGKQMVMIGYSDSAKDAGVMAASWAQYQAQDALIKTCEKAGIELTLFHGRGGSIGRGGAPAHAALLSQPPGSLKGGLRVTEQGEMIRFKYGLPEVTISSLSLYTSAIMEANLLPPPEPKTEWRHIMDELSAISCEMYRGYVRENKDFVPYFRSATPEQELGKLPLGSRPAKRRPTGGVESLRAIPWIFAWTQNRLMLPAWLGAGAALQKVVEDGKQSELEAMCRDWPFFSTRLGMLEMVFSKADLWLAEYYDQRLVKQELWPLGKELRKLLAADIKVVLDIANDSHLMADLPWIAESIQLRNIYTDPLNVLQAELLQRSRLAEEQQQEPDSRVEQALMVTIAGVAAGMRNTG
- a CDS encoding phosphoethanolamine transferase CptA, which gives rise to MRSTQTHTKQSFSMKALGWALLYFWYFSTVLQVAILVSGYSGTNGFRDSILFSSLWLIPVFLFPRYTRAIAAAIGVVLWATSLSMLSYYVIYGQEFSQSVLFVMFETNTHEASEFLGQYFSLKLVLIALAYTAGAIILWTRLRPVYIPNPWRWVVSFALLYGLILNPIAINMLKYKQNLAKAASGLASKLEPAAPWQLVMGYVQYRNQLNSLNSLLDSNHALPPLANLKDESGDAPRTLVLVIGESTQRGRMSLYGYPRETTPELDALHKSDPRMSLFTNVVTSRPYTIEILQQALTFADEQHPDLYLTQPSLMNMMKQAGYKTFWITNQQTMTERNTMLTVFSKQTDVQFYMNQQRTQSAREYDTNVLKPFKTVLADPAPKKFIIVHLLGTHIRYDFRYPQGWGKFTDKHDHQPPGLDADQSETYNNYDDANRFNDHVVSSLINDYKATDPNGFLLYFSDHGEEVYDTPPHNIQGRNEAEPTRHMYTIPFILWTSDKWQAAHPRDFSADLNRKYSSSQLIHTWSDLAGLRYDGYDATRSVVSPQFVEVTRWIGNPYKKNALRDYDTLPYGDLPANQ
- a CDS encoding AraC family transcriptional regulator, translating into MSHDIAPLLSRLIHSPVTLGQIRFAAVNATAPALACQLDFPRLEIVLEGALTDAAIAGEAVLMMQHDVLYVPAGGWNCPRWLAPAKSLSVLFGKQQLCFSLTQWDGTTLHTLARQHVARRGPRVGSFLLQTLHEMQMQPDEQHTARLIVTSLLSHCHDLLGSQIHTASRSQALFEAIRDYIDEHYAMPLTRESVAQVFYISPNYLSHLFQKTGAVGFSEYLNHTRLEHAKTLLKGYDLKIKEVAHSCGFIDSNYFCRLFRKNTERSPSEYRQHYHSQLRDK
- the fsa gene encoding fructose-6-phosphate aldolase yields the protein MELYLDTADIAEVERLARIYPLAGVTTNPSIIAAGKTPIWEVLPRLHQAIGANGTLFAQVMSRDAEDMVSEAKKLYHALPGTVVKIPVTDEGLAAIKRLKKEGIVTLGTAVYSAAQGLLAALAGAKYVAPYVNRVDAQGGDGVRMVQELQTLLNLHAPESKVLAASFKTPRQALDCLLAGCEAITLPVDVAKQMLNTPAVESAVEKFEQDWQGAFGSLSL